In Caproiciproducens sp. NJN-50, the following are encoded in one genomic region:
- a CDS encoding GtrA family protein, translating into MKRLLKLWRFLTSPEMILYLVFGVLTTVLNIAVFEFCYSALRWPWQAANALAWVLAVAFAFITNKLWVFRSSSFQADVFWRELLGFVAARLLSLGVDYACMWLFIDILAWNSLAAKAVDNVIVIAINYVLSKLVIFRKK; encoded by the coding sequence ATGAAACGTCTGCTCAAATTGTGGCGCTTTCTGACCAGCCCGGAGATGATCCTGTACCTGGTTTTCGGCGTTCTGACCACCGTTCTCAATATCGCCGTTTTCGAGTTCTGCTACAGCGCCCTGCGCTGGCCGTGGCAGGCCGCGAACGCGCTGGCGTGGGTCCTCGCCGTCGCGTTCGCGTTCATCACCAATAAACTGTGGGTGTTCCGCAGCAGCAGCTTTCAGGCGGACGTCTTCTGGCGGGAGCTGCTCGGCTTTGTGGCGGCGCGCCTTCTTTCGCTTGGCGTGGACTACGCCTGTATGTGGCTTTTCATCGACATTCTCGCGTGGAACAGCCTTGCCGCGAAAGCGGTGGACAATGTAATCGTCATCGCGATCAACTATGTTTTAAGCAAACTCGTCATATTCCGCAAAAAATAA
- a CDS encoding glycine--tRNA ligase has product MQATEKTMDQIVALCKNRGFVYSGSEIYGGLSNTWDYGPLGVEFKNNVKAAWRKKFVQESPYNVGLDSAILMNPEVWVASGHVGGFSDPLMDCRDCKARHRADKLIEDFTGESADGWSNQKMMDFIREHHIKCPVCGSENFTDIRQFNLMFKTFQGVTEDAKNEIYLRPETAQGIFVNFANVQRTTRRKIPFGIAQIGKSFRNEITPGNFTFRTREFEQMELEFFCKPDTDLDWFHFWKDFCEKWLMDLGMTEQNIRLRDHEKEELSFYSKATTDIEYLFPFGWGELWGIADRTNYDLSRHQEHSGKSLEFFDPESKEHYIPYVIEPSLGADRVALAFLCDAYDEETLEGGDTRVVMHLHPALAPYKAAVLPLSKKLNGRAQEVYTELAKRFMIDYDDTGSIGKRYRRQDEIGTPFCITFDFDSEKDGCVTVRDRDTMKQERIAIDGLTAYLENKINF; this is encoded by the coding sequence ATGCAAGCAACTGAAAAAACGATGGACCAGATTGTCGCCCTGTGCAAGAACCGCGGATTTGTCTATTCGGGTTCCGAAATCTACGGCGGACTTTCCAACACGTGGGACTACGGCCCGCTCGGCGTGGAATTCAAGAACAACGTCAAAGCCGCGTGGAGGAAAAAATTCGTTCAGGAAAGCCCCTACAACGTCGGCCTGGATTCCGCCATTCTGATGAACCCGGAGGTCTGGGTCGCCTCCGGCCATGTGGGCGGGTTTTCCGATCCGCTGATGGACTGCCGCGACTGCAAGGCGCGCCACCGCGCCGACAAGCTGATCGAAGATTTTACCGGCGAGAGCGCAGACGGCTGGAGCAACCAGAAGATGATGGACTTCATCCGCGAACACCACATCAAGTGCCCGGTCTGCGGCAGCGAAAATTTCACGGATATCCGCCAGTTCAACCTGATGTTCAAAACCTTTCAGGGCGTGACGGAGGACGCGAAAAATGAAATCTACCTGCGCCCGGAAACGGCGCAGGGCATTTTCGTCAACTTTGCGAACGTGCAGCGCACCACCAGAAGAAAAATCCCGTTCGGCATCGCGCAGATCGGCAAGAGCTTCCGCAACGAGATCACGCCCGGCAACTTCACGTTCCGCACGCGCGAGTTTGAGCAGATGGAGCTGGAATTTTTCTGCAAGCCGGACACCGACCTCGACTGGTTCCATTTCTGGAAGGATTTCTGCGAAAAGTGGCTCATGGACCTCGGCATGACGGAGCAGAATATCCGCCTGCGGGACCATGAAAAGGAGGAGCTCTCGTTTTATTCCAAGGCGACGACAGACATCGAATACCTCTTCCCGTTCGGCTGGGGCGAGCTCTGGGGCATCGCGGACCGCACCAACTACGACCTGTCCCGCCACCAGGAGCACTCCGGCAAGAGCCTGGAATTCTTCGATCCGGAATCGAAGGAGCACTACATCCCCTACGTCATCGAGCCGTCGCTCGGCGCGGACCGCGTGGCGCTCGCGTTCCTATGCGACGCCTATGACGAAGAAACGCTGGAAGGCGGAGACACCCGCGTTGTGATGCATCTGCACCCGGCGCTCGCGCCCTATAAGGCCGCCGTGCTTCCCCTGAGCAAAAAGCTGAACGGCCGCGCGCAGGAGGTTTACACCGAACTTGCCAAGCGGTTCATGATCGATTACGACGATACCGGCTCCATCGGCAAGCGCTACCGCCGGCAGGATGAAATCGGCACCCCGTTCTGCATCACCTTCGACTTCGACAGTGAAAAGGACGGCTGCGTGACCGTGCGCGACCGCGACACCATGAAGCAGGAGCGCATCGCCATCGACGGCCTGACCGCCTACCTGGAAAACAAAATCAATTTTTAA